From the genome of Sulfitobacter sp. DSM 110093, one region includes:
- the mepA gene encoding penicillin-insensitive murein endopeptidase: MTLLRTLTSVALAFALASCGGDRTETDISGEKVALPTIGSSGGALSNVEAKRLFGAKNFASAQSPAAYGSYSKGCLAGAEQLAETGPTWQAMRLSRNRNWAHPEMIDMVKKLSRKAAQQPGWEGVYVGDMSQPRGGPMLTGHASHQMGLDADIWMLPPKSLNLSRAQRENISSISMRRSSGAYVNSSWTPAHHEVIKAAAQDPRTARIFVFPGAKVQMCADEKGDRSYLRKIRPWYGHHYHFHIRIVCPKGARGCVDQTPPPPGDGCADARQWQANIINPPKPDPNTPKTTPKPKRELLLADLPAQCNAVLNAN, from the coding sequence ATGACGCTGCTTCGCACCCTGACCTCCGTGGCACTGGCCTTTGCGCTCGCCTCCTGCGGGGGCGACCGGACCGAAACCGATATCAGCGGCGAAAAAGTCGCCCTGCCGACCATCGGGTCATCGGGCGGCGCGCTGAGCAACGTGGAGGCAAAGCGCCTGTTCGGGGCCAAGAATTTCGCCTCTGCTCAATCGCCCGCCGCCTATGGCAGCTACTCCAAAGGCTGCCTTGCCGGGGCCGAACAACTGGCGGAAACCGGGCCGACATGGCAGGCCATGCGCCTATCGCGCAACCGCAACTGGGCACATCCTGAGATGATCGATATGGTCAAAAAGCTCAGCCGCAAAGCCGCACAACAACCGGGTTGGGAGGGCGTCTATGTCGGCGATATGAGCCAACCGCGCGGGGGGCCGATGTTGACCGGCCACGCTAGCCACCAAATGGGGTTGGATGCTGATATCTGGATGCTGCCGCCAAAGTCGCTGAACCTCAGCCGTGCACAACGTGAGAATATCTCGTCGATTTCCATGCGTCGCTCCAGCGGGGCCTATGTAAATTCGTCGTGGACGCCTGCGCATCACGAAGTCATCAAGGCCGCAGCCCAAGACCCCCGCACCGCCCGCATCTTTGTTTTCCCCGGTGCCAAGGTGCAGATGTGCGCAGATGAAAAGGGCGACCGCAGCTATCTGCGCAAAATCCGTCCTTGGTATGGGCACCACTACCATTTCCACATCCGCATCGTCTGCCCCAAAGGTGCGCGCGGCTGTGTGGATCAAACCCCGCCGCCACCCGGTGACGGTTGTGCCGATGCACGCCAATGGCAGGCCAATATCATTAACCCGCCAAAGCCGGATCCGAACACGCCCAAGACAACGCCCAAACCCAAGCGCGAGCTGCTGCTTGCGGACCTGCCTGCGCAATGCAACGCCGTCTTGAACGCAAACTGA
- a CDS encoding esterase-like activity of phytase family protein, which translates to MQRRLERKLIRAFLPLCLLMSCAAPAAQTQPVVQVDSVLTWAHPAPWFGGFSGVEVNADGTQLTAVSDRGRVVQARMVREEGRLVAVELEAHAPLKGPKGNALRDKMRDAEALAQDDTGQLYVAFEHSHHVARLDPESGVTMPLPKHKDFAGFEPNAGMETLAAHPDGRLFTMPERSGAEDRPFPLYAFDGRAWSVVGEIPRRGPFLPVDADFAEGGTLYLLERTVTPLGFRSRIRSFDLTAPNLGETTLLTSGPGRYDNLEALSTWQDAAGQTRLILLSDDNFFPVQRNEVVELILAKSGSED; encoded by the coding sequence ATGCAACGCCGTCTTGAACGCAAACTGATCCGCGCCTTCCTACCGCTTTGTTTGCTAATGTCCTGCGCGGCCCCCGCCGCGCAGACACAGCCGGTGGTGCAGGTGGACAGCGTGCTAACATGGGCGCATCCGGCCCCGTGGTTCGGCGGCTTTTCGGGTGTCGAAGTCAATGCCGATGGCACGCAACTAACGGCGGTGTCTGACCGTGGGCGGGTCGTGCAGGCCCGCATGGTCCGCGAAGAGGGTCGCTTGGTCGCTGTTGAACTTGAGGCACACGCGCCCCTCAAAGGGCCAAAGGGCAACGCCTTGCGTGATAAAATGCGTGATGCTGAAGCGCTGGCGCAGGATGACACTGGGCAGCTTTATGTGGCATTCGAACACAGCCATCACGTGGCCCGGCTAGACCCTGAAAGCGGGGTGACCATGCCGTTGCCCAAACACAAAGATTTCGCTGGGTTTGAGCCGAACGCGGGGATGGAGACGCTGGCCGCCCACCCTGACGGGCGGCTCTTTACCATGCCCGAACGCTCCGGAGCCGAAGACCGCCCCTTTCCGCTTTATGCCTTTGACGGCAGGGCATGGTCAGTGGTGGGAGAGATCCCGCGCCGGGGCCCTTTCCTGCCTGTGGATGCGGACTTTGCCGAGGGTGGCACGCTATACCTTTTGGAGCGCACGGTGACGCCGCTGGGGTTCCGCAGCCGCATTCGCAGTTTCGACCTCACCGCACCAAACCTTGGCGAAACCACTTTGCTGACGTCTGGCCCCGGTCGATATGACAACCTTGAAGCGCTCAGCACTTGGCAAGACGCGGCAGGACAAACCCGCCTTATCCTGCTGTCGGACGATAATTTCTTCCCGGTGCAGCGCAATGAGGTCGTTGAGCTGATCCTTGCCAAATCGGGTTCCGAAGACTAA
- a CDS encoding queuosine precursor transporter — MTRTYLPGILAMAAIVVASNILVQFLFGQWLTWGAFTYPLAFLVTDVMNRLYGASAARRVVLVGFVVGLICSLIGTQIMGEFGPLVTVRIAVASGTAFLVAQLLDVTIFNRFRDGAWWRAPLVSTLISSAIDTALFFSIAFSASLSFIHPATDVAWATEALPLLGAGPVAPLWVSLAVADWSVKLAIALVALIPFRLLTARLTARA; from the coding sequence ATGACACGCACCTATCTCCCCGGCATTCTTGCCATGGCCGCCATCGTCGTGGCCTCGAATATCCTTGTTCAGTTCCTGTTTGGCCAATGGCTAACGTGGGGCGCTTTCACCTATCCGCTCGCTTTCCTTGTCACCGATGTGATGAACCGCCTCTACGGCGCCTCCGCCGCGCGCCGGGTCGTGTTGGTGGGTTTCGTCGTCGGCCTCATCTGCTCGCTGATCGGCACCCAGATCATGGGCGAATTTGGTCCGCTGGTAACGGTTCGCATCGCCGTCGCTTCGGGCACCGCATTCCTCGTGGCGCAACTGCTTGACGTAACGATCTTCAACCGCTTCCGCGATGGCGCGTGGTGGCGCGCGCCTTTGGTCAGCACGCTGATCAGCAGCGCGATCGATACGGCGCTGTTCTTCTCCATCGCGTTCTCGGCCAGCCTGTCGTTCATTCACCCCGCGACCGATGTCGCTTGGGCGACCGAGGCTTTGCCGCTGTTGGGCGCAGGCCCCGTTGCGCCGCTTTGGGTCTCGCTCGCCGTGGCGGATTGGTCGGTGAAACTGGCCATCGCACTGGTTGCGCTGATCCCCTTCCGGCTGCTGACCGCACGGCTGACCGCCCGCGCTTGA
- the arfB gene encoding alternative ribosome rescue aminoacyl-tRNA hydrolase ArfB translates to MLHINDDIAIHDWELTESFMRASGPGGQNVNKVSSAVELRFEAATSPSLPQPVKNRLRRLAGRRWTTEGALVLQCDETRSQARNRELVRERLAELIRTALTPPKRRIATRPTLGSKKRRLKAKKVRGEVKAMRGKVDPNT, encoded by the coding sequence ATGCTGCACATCAACGATGACATCGCCATTCACGACTGGGAGCTGACCGAAAGCTTCATGCGCGCCTCCGGTCCCGGCGGGCAGAATGTGAACAAGGTCTCTTCGGCGGTGGAATTGCGGTTCGAGGCCGCCACCTCGCCATCGCTGCCGCAGCCGGTCAAGAACCGCCTGCGCCGTCTGGCCGGGCGCCGCTGGACCACCGAAGGCGCGCTGGTGTTGCAATGTGACGAAACCCGCAGTCAGGCCCGCAATCGCGAATTGGTGCGCGAGCGGCTGGCCGAGCTGATCCGCACCGCCCTGACCCCGCCCAAACGCCGCATCGCGACCCGCCCGACGCTGGGGTCAAAGAAACGCCGTCTTAAGGCGAAGAAGGTGCGTGGCGAGGTTAAGGCAATGCGCGGCAAGGTTGACCCGAATACCTGA